The DNA sequence ttagacagaaaacggctcctctctgacctgcccgttcccaaaaccaagacagaaatcctttcctttctaggcctggctagatattttagagcgtatatctctaacttctccctgttggcaagacccctatacgacctcagcaagggcccccctaaagaaccattatcctcctcaccccgacactccttcattaagctccgtcaagcccttgtggaagccccagctctccatcttcctgatttgtcgaagcccttctcattatacattcatgagaggtccagtcaagctctaggagtcctaggccaatattatggcccatcctttgccccagtagcttatctctcgaagcaattagaccccagagttcggagatgggccccctgcctacgagcattagctgctagacagctcttgcagaaggcagctcataaactgacattcaggacgccccttaccattctgtccccacatcacctaaaagatctcttaacctacaaaagtttacagactctccctccctccagactcctgaccttactgtcctctttcctccaaaatcctgttcaccccctttgccatccatacctgaatcatgactttttcctccttgaccactctctcactttttttcctcattcctattgtcttccccaccaccccagcctcctttgtatggcgattcaaagtcagacagacttacacacagcatcaaacaaaagttactgccctcattgccacaccagactgccctatgaaaagctgctctgagcctttataccttcactttcctccctccaccgaagtgttcactagcagctacccttaatctccctacctctgcttcttctatgaccaaaaacaagcctattgcaggcgatggccagacacctacaggagatgtccctactggtctggcgccattcactacatgggtaacttccagtacccacagtattactcctccaactgtttcatgaaatatcccaacggctcattctccttatcaatcccagatccctgggactctcgatgggctaccggagtcacagcctcagtttactacgggggtcctcgacccccccatggtacccttcatctctcgaaagtatgttccctctcattcccagatctctcaagttgcatcagatatcagacattctgaaaaagtcattatccaaactcttgacggcgcctcttcatcttcttatccctgcccctcttcccatttctcctactcttcgttacagctcattcaggacaccaccatctttctcaaccacacccttaacatcgccaattgtttcttgtgtgcatcactacagtgcccactgctggccgccatgccccttaatatttccaactactgcttccatgcagaaagacaacccctctgccccttggcagacatacccctatgagaaccagaatacgcagataatctcaccatccaccactgtgtaggcccaactccacccccctccagcgcacttcactgcctcccaactccagcacaccctgcattctcgtcaccctaatcccacagcttacactttacagcatggcagaattccttgagcccCAACCttccttgccctcgcgcacaaaaagggctgctttccttcccatcatggtcggtatctctttgatcacctcagccattggggcagggttttcgggagaagccttgggtcactctctatgggcagttagagatctcaacgccaaacttgagggagccctgacatccactgccgattccctagcctctctccaaagacaggtcacctcgctagctaaagtcacccttcaaaaccggcgggccttagatctgcttacagccgagaagggcggcacctgcgtcttcctccgggaagagtgctgctattacatcaacgaatccggcattgtagaaactgacattaccaaactcactgaccttgcctccagcctccactctgcttccaattccaacccattctcttcagtactaacaaaccccctcctcacctggctctggctcaTTGCAgaccccataataatcattcttctcgcctgtctcttcttaccctgtataataaagttcatcaaatcccaagtcggaaaaatctctaatcaagctttcaaccagcttttactcaggaactaccagcttctgcccacagaagatccctcaccctcacgtgacctcctcaccacacgctgagatagacccctctctccactggaaactgttcctggaaacaatggctgcagacgcctggctcctgacacccatatcctcttggcaccattggaatcaacaggtcctcgacctatggttacagggaaccttcattgatttccaacctgaagaagtccacatctactcgtccttactgcggggagtcctatcaagcctttcctcccggtcctcaagccctcactcccttctccgcccctgttcagcaggaagcagccagagagaaagcaacgtccacaaccccatagaggagaaaggggggaacgaagggcccccaccagtaagatggcaaacttccggcttctcttcggggtccttggttcccgccggtgccacctgaagcccaatcacctctcgcccccctcccaatcccagcacctagccaacagccaccagccccgtagaagtgacaccacaatcaattcatgccccttcctatataacccagcacctttccctaataaagcggaattctccggtgaattgctgctgtgtgtcgctcctttcctttcagtccctacaaaaaaggaggaaaggtgGACAAGAGCAGGAACTCTCCTATTATAAACGGCCTGACAGGATTTTATAGAAACACTCATCTCTTCCATTCACCCTAGTCAACCCTCTGCCTTGTATTTCGAAATACCACTCAAGAAATCAGAGACAATGGGATCTCAGATACAATGAGATTATCCCTGAATCTTTGCCAAAATTTGACGAAGGGGGTGGAGAAAGAAATAATTACCTGTCAAGGCGTGCAAATTCATAAGCATAATGATTAAGAAAAGCTAACTTAGGGCATAACTTAGGGCAAGCAATGAACTCCAAAGTCCGAGAGGCATTGTTTAATATCTAAACAAGCTTCACTGCTTTTCTTCCACAGGCCTCCTTAAGCTCACTGCTTCTCTCCTGCCGATCATCTCCTCTCCTGTGTCCCTCTTCTTGTTCTGCTTCCCTCAACCACCTTCTCTATGCTCCCTTCCTTTATCCCCTGCCGTAATTGTCTCTTCAGAGTGAGTAGCAATGAAAATGGAGAGCATGGGTTTTACAAGGGTAATCTACAGAATTTTGCGACGTACCAACTGGTACTTGGAGATATGTGGGTATGTAAAAGGGCGGAGGCAGTCAGAGTCTCAGGCTTCTGGGAGGAATACTGAATGGATGAAGTTAATTTTTACTAAAATGAGAACACTGACAAGTACACTTGGGCAAAAAGTTAACAAGTTCAGTTCTCGACCTGTTTAAAATACCTGCGTAACCTGCCCACAAACTGTTAACAATAGCTTTAGTTGAGCATTTATTGTTTCCAAATAACATGCAAATAAAATGTTGGAGATAAATTACTATCTAATCCAATCTTCACTATACCGCTATGACCTGGTTTCTTCTGTTGGTTTCATATGGGAAATGAGAAATGGACCTCCCAGAACCTCGTTTCTTCGCGGTAATGCAGGAACTCAAACCAGTTGGTTTCAttccaaaacattaaaaaaaaaaaaaatggaagcccAGCTTCCTCCGCACCTCTCTGAAGACTGAGGCGCCAGGGAAGGACCTTTTCGCTATAGCCCTCATCTCCACCCCCGCACGCACCAGaccagctgtgtaaccttggaaaCGCACCGCGCGCAGTTCAATTTCCCTGCCGACGCCCTCCCCGCCCTGAGCGGATGATCGCTAAGCTTCCCTCACCACTTCGGCTGTGCATTCAGAGCTCACCAGGGTAAAAGGTACACGAAGAGAAACAACACCAGGTCGAAGAGGAGGAAGAGCCACAGATCCAACCAGTAGGAGTACTTTGGAAGCGTGTCTGGCGTGGACTGAGGCCGCACTTGGTGGTTCTGCGGCAGCGTCCCAGCTTCGCCCCAGTCTCGCCGCTGCCGGGGGCCATCGCGACCATCTTCCCCCGCCGCGCCCACCTCCATTTCTCACCGGACGCCGCGCGGCAACCCCGCAGATGAAAGACTCAGTCTCCTCAACTTCCGCTTTCACCGCCAGAAACTAGAGAGCCCGACCGCTCACGCATGCGCCGCTGCCCGCCCCGGAAACCGTCTTGCGACCGCCTCTCCCGGTGCTCAGGCGCAGCGGATCGCTGTGTATGTAACGCCCCACAGGCAGCGCGGCTCCCACCCGGAAGCGGGGTAAGCGGACCCGCCCACTCCGCCCTGGGGTGTCGGCCAGATTTCCTTGGGAGAGGGATGCTGTGGCTGAACCAGAATTCATCTACACGCCTCATTCTTGTCAGGTGATGGGTTCCACCTTGGAACTGCGCAAGGTCACCTCTACTTAACCCAGTATTCCTTGTAGATCCATATGCCAAGGTTTGAGGAGGGCCCCCCTCACCTGGGTTTTGTACTGCCCCTAGCATGCTTAATCCTTGAAACAGCTACGATGAGGTGTGCATCTTAATTCTGAGCATGAATTGTTAAGGGGcccaaagaacaaaacagtatTTTGCATGGGAGTGAATTTAAGAATAATTCAAGGGTTTGGGAGTGTGTTCCCCAGTGAGAAGAGAGTGCTAGCAGAAAGTGATTGTATTTATAGGGGAGGAAAAATTCTCTACCCTCTTTGGGTCTCCAGCATGGCCTGGAAATTAAAGTGACATACACAGAATTACAAGAGAAAAACATGTATGTTTTGTTAAAAATTGTTTACATGTACATGAGAACCTTCACAAGAGAATGAAGACCTGAAGAAGTGCCCAGAGCAGAAagcttttataccttttagacaaagaaacaaacaaagtaaGGGGGTTCGGGCTAGGAGAGTAAATTGTGAAAATGCTAGGTAAAGGCTTAATGAAGGTTGGTTTGTGTAGACTGTTTGGCTTCCATTCCCTGGTCTTCTCCAGGTACAAGGAAGGCACCTTTCACGTGGGAGATATCTCCTAAttgcaggaagagaaagaaaagtcaggGTGCACTTCTTATATCTGCTGTTTCTCAAGTGCCTTTAACTCAAAATAATCAGtctgccaaagtggcatattttggggtgagagGCTCTGTGCTTCTTCATTTCCCTATCTGACATTTACCGAGAAGCTCAGTTGATGTCTGAAGAGAATTGGATTAGTGGCTGAATGGCAAGAGCTCTGCAAAGGGAGAGGAGAATATAGATTAGAatgagaatgaataaacaaaaaatagcaaACTACCACATTTCCCCATATCCTGTTAAATCTGTCTCCCATCCTTTGGAATGGGTTACATAAGGGTGTCCTATCACAGAAAGTGACACAGGGGTGGCTGGTGGCTTGGCAAATATCTCTACCAGAAGAGTCAGAGTGAAGACCAATTACGACTTTTCGCAAAAGGCTTGAGGATGTTACCTGTGGAATCATACTACAGGTTGGATTGTAATATTGCCTTGGTGGGACGTGGGAAAGATCCAGGACCATGGTGGCTTTGAATGCAAAGGGAAAAATTCCCTTCTAATGTCTTACCTGAGCAAAGGACAGTCCCTGAGCTTCCAGAGGTTTTTCCATGTCCATCTGACTCACCAAAAGGAAAAGAGTGATGTTTTCTTGGTTGTGGATGCCATACCCTGTCATGCATCCATTTTCTGGAGTTGGTCTACCAGCTGCTTGCACTGGCAGGAACAGGAATTAGTCCAGGTCCTTTTGCACGATCTAGATGTTGACATAACCAATGAACAGATTGGTTAGTTAATGTGGCCAGAGTTTGGAAAACTAGGTGTTGTGTCTATGCTTGACCAGGTGAGAACATGGTAAGGGTTAATTAGAGTTGGACACAGTTTGAAAGAGAGCCTGTAGTGGAAGACCAGAGGGAAAATAGAATAGATTGAGACAAGACATCTCCAGTCAGCCTtttaataaatagataaagaCAGAGGAAGCTTTATtgaaaggaagattttttttctcttttttatttgcctCTGGGAGTTAGGACACCCGGTAGGAAGAGAAAATAGGTAGAAGTCAAGTTTCTTGGTCTGTACTTTTGGGAAAGGCTGTCTACTTTATGATTTTGTCTGCTTTTGGAGCCTGGGAATTTGCCTGGGAAATCCTTACTTTAAGGTCACCTTAGGAATGTCTTCCAGCTGTCCCAGTAGTGCTGATCCAGGTCCAACTTGTCAAGGCTCACGTGAATCcaggatttttctttaattttgatggCAGTATGGGTGGTTAGCAGTACCTCATAAGAGTCTTCCCAGCAAGGTGGCAATGTGTGCTTTCTGCCAAAAACCTTGATGTACAGCCAATCTTTTGGTCAAAAGAGATGGTGACAGTTACCAGTCAGTGGAGGCCACACCCTCTTCACCTGTTGATGATATCCTCCAGGTATACTAGTTAGTCCCTGTATATAGCTACTCATAGCAGCAAATTCTTCACTTAAGTCCTTATAAGGTTCACTCATACCAGGAATGGAAGGTTTAGAGATGTCAAGTAGATATCTTTCAAACACTACTTTAAAAGGAGTTAATCCATGTCTTCCATTTGTAGTACTCAGACTTATAAGGGCCAGAGGTAATGCTTCTGGCCGTTAAGTCCAGTTTGTTGACAGCATTTTCCTAAACTCATTTTGCTGtctagatttttctattttccccGAGGATTGGGAATGGTCCAGGGtatggaattttttgttttttggtatcattaatgtacaattacatgagcaacattatggttactagactccccccattatcaagtccccaccatataccccattactgtcattgtccatcagcatagtaagatgctatagaatcactactgtcttctctgtgttatactgccttccccgtgccctcccctacattatgtgtgctaatcgtaatgtccctttttcccccattttcccccttgcccctcccttcccacccatcctccccagtccatttccctttggtaatggttagtccattcttgggttctataagtctgctgctgttttgttccttcagtcttttctttattcttatactccacagatgagtgaaatcatttgatacttgtctttctctacctggcttatttcactgcaggGTATGGAATTTTAATGAGTACAACAAAATTTTTGCCAGCAAGtagtttatttctgctgtaaaaATGACTTCCTTGGTCTAATTCATCTATAAAGGAATTCCAAAACAAGGCATACTCTAATTTTTTTCACCACTGTTGTGGCATTGGCACCTCAGGTCAGATGGCATTCAGTCCATCCACCAAATATACCAACAGTAACCAAACAGTGGGAATAGCCTAAAACTGGAGGTAATCTGTGGAATCCATTTGGAGTGCTGCAAGGGATAATGTGGGCCTTCAAAGACTTGCTGAGCTATGGTGGTTTCCTCCAGAAATTTGGTGAGAATTACAAGTAGTACACTGGAAATAATTTGGTCAGAAAGTTTTTGGATGTTAAGGAAGAATCAATTTTCTTCTAGTTCCTTAACCCCGCATCTGCACATATGTCCCATCTGCTAGGAGATAAGTGCAAGCCAAAAGATCCAGAGAAAGGGGTGCATAGGAAGTCTGTTTGACCCAGTGTATAATCAGTCGGTCTGATAATTGTTTGGCACCCTTTTGTATCCATTTGTCTTTTTTAGATTTTGAGGCATTTGCCTGAATAGTTAATAATATCAGGGATAAAGGCAGGTTTATAAATAAGGTGGAGAAATGAAAGGGGTTCTCTTTGGGGCTGCATAGTTAGCGGCCTTGCCAGCCCTGTCATTCCCTATAGATATGTTTCCATAGTATGGGCTGCACCATAAGGAGGACCAGCAGAAGTTAAGAATCTACAGGAGTCCCAGGTTGTGCCTACTGTCTGACAGACTCCAAAAATGTATCTGGAGTTAGTGTAAATAGtggcattttttcccttttgccaGTATTTAAGCTCTAGTACTAGCTAAAAGTTCAGCAGCTTGGGCTGACCAACTGTACAGTGGGCAGAGAGTACATTTCAGGTCTTTCCTGTGTGGAAATTATGGTATATCCAGTTACTAAGTTTCCCTAGAAATTTCATCTGTAGCAGCTATCACAAAATAGTACTAAGTCTGGGTTGTCTTAAGGGTGTATCTAAGAGATGCTCTCATGGTTTTAAGACAGTTTCTGTAGTTGCAAAGCAATTATGTGGAACGGAGTGAGGCTGTCCATTATCAAGGAGGGAAAACAGAGTAGTCAGATTTAAAGTGTTAAAATATGGACGATGATAGAGGAGTTGGTAAATAGGGTCTGTTCTTAGGTGATTTGCCACTGTGCAGAGAGGTGTTATGTTTTATGAACTTGTAAGAGAGAGGACTTGGGGAGCAAGAAGGCACATAGGGAGCCTAACATATGAGTACTGGCTTGGTCAGTTATCAGACAGCTGCTACTAGGCCTGCAGGCCTGAGGGCATTCTTGCTGTCATAGGGTCCAGTTGACATGAGAAGAAATGTGCTACAGTACATATCAGAGCAAAAGGCTGTTCTAGAATTCCTGTAGCAATTCTAGTATTGTCATGACAAGGTAGGTGAAAAGGTTTGTCAAAGTCAGTTAAGCCGAGAGTTGTGAGTGTGAGTAATACTAATTGTAAAGCTTCAAAGTTGGCTAATGCCTCTGAGGGCCTGGAAATGGGCTCTGAAGAAGTATGTGGGAGGAAGCATATAAAGGTTTAGCAAGAGCAGCAAAGGAAACTTGGCAGCAATAGTCAGCTGCCTCTTGAAACTTACGTAActggtttttggggtttttttttcatttttggaagcaggataaacaaaattgactaAAGGCAATTTGGGGTGAATTTTTGAATGCCCTGAGATACCTCTCGTCCTAAGTAGGTAACAGTTGTTTGCACCCATTGAGGTTTACCTCAAGAGATCTCATGGCCTCTTTCAGTTAGTGTCTTTAGGAGAATGAGGGGGTCTGTAAGGGCACCTGCTTAATTTGGTtacaaagtaaaagatcatcaaCATTCCGAACAAGAGTGGAGCCGTGGAATCTAAGTTGGCTTTAAGCACTTGGGAAGATCCCGAGGGAGACTCACAATATCTGTGAGGAATGGGAGTCCCCCTTAATGGTCTCCCTATAAATGTAAATGCAAAGAGGGATTGTGAGTCATGGTacaatggaagaaaagaaagctgaAAAGAGATCAATTACTGTCAACCAGGCTATGGGACTTTAGCTTCATGAGGAATTATAAAGGAATTTATGGCTTGTACAAACCAGTAAGATCAGATTCCTGTCTGAATAAAATTTCAGATAgggtaaggaaatgaaaataagaataccCTGCTATAAAGAGAGTAGTTTCAATCCCTTGCTCTGCACCTCTTGAGGAGGGTACTGGGCTACCAAGGGGAAGGTTTATTCCTTTTCCAGGTTATGTTCACAATGCTAGATCTCAGCAGCAATCCATCCTCATTTGCATGTGAG is a window from the Manis javanica isolate MJ-LG chromosome 5, MJ_LKY, whole genome shotgun sequence genome containing:
- the ARLN gene encoding sarcoplasmic/endoplasmic reticulum calcium ATPase regulator ARLN; the encoded protein is MEVGAAGEDGRDGPRQRRDWGEAGTLPQNHQVRPQSTPDTLPKYSYWLDLWLFLLFDLVLFLFVYLLPW